The DNA sequence AAGGTAACTGCATTTCATAGGATTCAGAGGGTCTTAGTGAAGGAGAAGACGAGCTGGAAGGGATGTGATTTGTTGAGTTTCACATGTTTTGTATGTGAAGTCCTTGACTGGTTGATTATTTTGTCTGATGCATCTTGGCTGAAAGACACTTCATGAAGGTAAACCTGCATGGTTTATTCCTACTGTATCAGATAACAGAAGCAGATGATGAATCCTTCCAAAGGTTCAATCAGCTAACCCAGGTTCAGTCTTCACTAATTTTCTGCAGAAGCCCAGAGTGTCAGGACCACAAAGGATGAATCTTTGTGTGTTCTCCATCTGGAGTTCTCATGTTCTGGGAGAAGGAACTGGCTAATGAGTCAGTCTTTTTTCATCACAGGATATCTGCTAATTCTCACTCTGATCAGGGAAAGGATAGGCTGTAAGGTGGAGATTATGACTCACCTTTTCCAGGATGTAAACATGAAAAGCAGCTGACATGAAAATATCCACAGAGGAAGTCAAGGACTGGGTTTGGAGAAGTCACCAAGAAATACATTTGCATATTGTAAGAATCACTCCACCAGGTGTCTCTGGATATTTTAATCCCTTAGCTTCTGACTAATTTGTGCAATGTGTGTTATGCCAGATTGTTGCCTGGTAAAGACCCAAGATcacataaattttgattttaaaactgCCTGTGCTTGTTTCTAAAAACCATGGGAGATGAGAAGGTAAAAGTATCTGCCAGTACAGGCAAATCTGAACTCCAGACTATGGCACTCCAGAAAAGGGCTGAATTTCCCCTTTCAAAACGTTCATCACTGCTGTGCTTAATGCTGTGCTGTTTGTCTTAGAAcagacatgttttcttttattctcttctctcctcAGCAATACTACCTAGCCTTGCATTTCACAAGCGCCCATTTTCATCCTTTGCaattatgtctttttattttagtctttCCAAGGGAGATTGGAGGAGATGGGTGTTTGTACTGGGTAATATAAGGGCAATGACACTTTCAGCCTATCTCAGTGGCTACACTGGAAGAGTCTGTGGGACACCATTCTACAGATTAGAGAATGTTCCTAAAAGAATGCACACCTCTTCCAGCCTTTTAACAACTCTCCATCTGGAATTCCATTCCCTCACTCAGAATTCTACAGAATTCTTAAAAGAATTAATGGTACTGACGCTGTTCAAAGTGAAGCAATAggcagagggaagaagaaggaactaATACTACAATGTATTTTGTGCCAAAGAACAAATACCTGGTCCTATAGCTCTACATACACTCTGAtcaaaataatgttttgtttaaaattatagTTTAAATTCATGCTTGTTAGAAACAGTATCATCTaaattatgtttgttttctttggaaagatgtataataaagattatttttaaaaaaacaggtcatgttaaggataGAGTACTAGCAGGAGGAGGAAGGTAAataaagagggtaaaggaaggtgaagaTAGTTGAtgcattttctacacatgtatgatcaaggaatgaaacttgttgacatcattttaagaaggggaatgaggaaaagggagaataatggaggggaatGAACCAAAcaggggtacaatatatgtacatgtggaaatgtcacaatgaaccctcttatacaactatcatatactaacaaaaacattcaaaaattCATGATGTTTTTTCTTTAGACTACACAACAAATTGTATTATCTTATTAGAGATTAATTCAATGATTAATTTAGCACTGATGTAATAACTAAGatcaaatggaaattaaattCAGTTTACATGAATTTACCATATACAAATGTCAAGTATCATCACGACTATTCTGGAAATGAAATGCATGCAACTCTATCAAGCTCATCAGTATCAACAAATTCAACAAATCTTCATCACTTATCAACGTAATTTATAGAATTAGATTAGCTCCACAAATGCAATAGGCATCCATTAACATATTCACTTTTTATTCCCTTTAATTTTGATTTCTGTTGGTCCCACAGACGGCGGTCACATTTTTACATCATCTGCTCCTCCACCAAAACCTCCTCAACTCTCCTCTCCCATCTAGCTCCCTATGCTGCGTTCCAGATGCTGTGAGGTTCTCTGAGAATTCTACTCCTCAAACCGTGGCCCAGCTCCattcttcccccagccctttaCACAATCATGTCTCATCCCCATGGTCAGCGAGCTCAACTCTAAGACAGGAGCTGATGATACCCTCCTGTGAGGGAATCTATGAGGTTTGACACCCACAGGCAGTACCCCAGGCCCACTGGCCTTGTATACATTTATGCCCCACCACTTATTTCACAGGATCAGGCTTAATAGTTCTGTTCTCCATTTGTTCTTCTGAGTGATTGTGCGCTAGTCAAAGACAGAAGTGTGTTCTGTTTGTCTCCATATTAACCAATGCCCATAAAGGACATACCCTAAGTTCAGAGCACGtgaactgaatgaataaataaaaatggaatgatgGCTGTCACAGAATCTGAGCAGTAAGTAATTGAACTATGATCAAGACTTCCTGCTTCCTTTTTGTCATTCCTCAAAATACATGTGTAGGAAAATGCTGAAAGCCTGGTCCTGGGAGTATGTGGTGCTGTCACCCTTCCCCTGGGCTGGAACAAGAAACATACTTACACTGTGTATCATAAAGCCCAGCTTAGGATAAAAGGGCTGAAGTCCTCGTTTCCTCAGTCCACAATTACCTTGGGACCAGCATAAACCTCCACAGAACTGGGTAAGTATCTGTATATAGAGAGAACTTGAGCTTAAATGGTTGGTCAGAAATGTCTGCTTCAACAAGGAGAGGGAAGCAGGAAGACAGGATGGTGGTGGGCAATAGGAATGGCAATGGGGGAAAGGCCAAATTTGGAGGAAGGAGAGATCATAGCAAGAGTTCTATGTTACAGGCAACCTTGGCACCCATCCCTCCCTTGCTCCTCACTCCACACACACATTTCCAGAGATTGCTTGATGCCTTCTCAACTCTGCACTGATTTTTACCCTCCTCACATGCATCCAGAGAAATGGGAAGGCCTAAAGAGGGATTAGGCATTGTGTGTTTTGTGCACATAATACCTGCAGGGGGCGCTGTTCACACTGGGTGTGCGTAACAGTCAGCAGACTCCTGTACAGAAACCCTGGAGTGTCACATGGAAGTCCatcacctccctctctccctcttgatgggagagagagaggaaggaatgaagaagggagggagggacagactgaaggaggggggaggaaaggaaagatctGTAGCCCAATTTAACTCCAAATCAGTGGCAATTAACCTTGTCCAGATATTGAATGAAAGACTGCCTCATTTCAGGTGGAAaaggtctcaaaaaaaacaaaaacaaaaacaaaggataaGGAGACACTGACTTGGAGTCTCTGCATTGATGtatattttgtttcaattttattttactcaGGCTTACTGCCTCCTACCAAGATGTCCTGCCAGCAGAACCAGCAGCAGTGTCAGGCTCCTCCCAAATGCCCTTCACCCAAGTGCCCCCCAAAGAGCCCCAAACAGTGTCGACCTGCAGCCTCCTCCTGCTGTGCTACCAGTTCCAGCGGCTGTGGTGGCCCCAGCTCAGAGGGCGGCTGCTGCCTGGGCCACAGGCGCCGCAGGTCCCACCGATGCCGGCGTCAGAGCTCCAGCTCCTGTGACCGTGGCAGTGGTCAGCAGTCGGGAGGCTCTGGCTGTGGCCACAGCTCTGGGGGTTGTTGCTGATCTGAACCATGAGATTAAATAAAACATCTGAAAACAGGAGCTCTGAGTTGACGGGCACCAGTCCTAGCCAGTGTGTCTGGCTTCTGCCCTCTCCCTTTCATGCTGAGATTTCCGTGCAGAGTTCTGAGTATTCCAGTGTTCCCTTGAAGATTTAGCATGCTGGCCTCCAGGAACTCAGGGTTTTCCCATCATTTCTGTccatgtttgaaaaaataaagttgttCTTTCTCATTGCAACTTTGTCTAcaagtctgtgtctgtgtcctgcCCCACCATGGGGTGCGGAATCCTGTCTCAGGAGCAGGAACTTAGCAGGTCATATGCACTCCCCTCCACTCACAAGTTACTTTCAGTGGGGGTTATGTGCTAGGATTGAGGGATATGGGTAAGAGTAAACATAGCGATCCAAATCAAAAGAAATGAGCTTCATGGGCCAATCCAGAGCCTGCAGTGAACATCTCAGAAGCACAGTTCTAGCTAGGTGGcaagaagaaaacaggaggagAAGCTCCAGGCTGATGCAGGTCCTAGTCCCTGTATTCCTCACACTCCAGAATGACAGCAGCCCCCAGAATAGTGGCAGCCACTGGAGCCTACAGAATGTTCTAGCGGTAGTGGAGTTGGGAACTGTAGTGTAACAGGGAGGAAGACCAGAAGAGAAATGGATAGGCTAGGCTAtattctgataatgaggcagggggaagcgatggcagagcagagagataaaacttaaagaattgaaacatgaagaaggtcacattgtactgggggaatgaaatagccaatgaagtcacatgcagccatatgtgagttgagctttgctttttgcttctgtaacttatttgcaagggtatataagatgagacctctttgttctcggggctcagcctttggacacgagtccactgagtctgtactggcacaataaaactttgtttcctgctaaactgcctcagtgttctGTATCTCaacttgagattcccacaacagtAGAACAAATATGACGCAGGCAGTTGCTCCCCCAAATCCAAAGGGAATGACAACAGAAAGAGATTGGAGGCAAAGAACCTGAAGGATATTTAAGATGAGGTAGTTGGGAGAGGGTTGACAGTGCCACTGGCTTTTTCTGGGAAGATGTCTTACCTCAATGAgtccaagaagagaaaaaagttaaactactgctgtgtgtgtgtgtgtgtgtgtcccttacTATCTTTTCACAAATCCTGGCTCCATGACCCTAAACCCCTGTTTAGTTGACCTAAAGGCAGCAGTAAAACAGGAAACGCCCTGGGCAGAGTTGAACCGGATCAAATTTATTGTTAATTAACCCCAAAATTGTCTTTCTTCCTACTTTGATTTATGGCCAAGAAAAAGGAGATGAGACATGGGGAGTAATGATAATGGCAGTTTATAATTTAAGTAACAGTTCTTCAAACTCTCTAACACACTCAATAAAGCAATTTGTTCACTTGACACCCTAAGAAGTATCACATATTTTTCCCAAAGAAGGGATTCAGCAAGACCCTGTATTTCTCAAAGATCTGGACTTGATCTTCAGAGTTTTGAAGGCTTGTTGTCCAcaacttttccttccttcattcattcaaacaTGAGTTGAGTACATATTTCAGACATATGCTGACATGTAGGATTCAGAAATGTGTCAGATATGTTTTGCATTCTTGAGACTTTGATACAGTACTAGGTAGTCTGACAAGTAATCCAATTATTGTGAGCTGGAATGGTAGCTGCTATTACATAAGTGTGTTGGAAATCCATGGGCCTTAGCCTTTGGATATCATTCCCTATCGCTGTGACAGGAGTGAGGTGTCCAGCATTGTCTCTGGTATAAATTGTGGGTGGTAGGTGAGGCCTTTGACCTACGAAATGGCTTTTGAGTATAGACCAGGAGCCAAGATGTTCCCTGTGGTATTCCAGTTAAGACGACTAAGCGGAATCATATGAGCCAACTGCTAAGAGTCCCTGGGCAGGTTTCCTGGCAGAGACAGGATAAAAGCTGTCAACTGAGGAAAGCTGGATCTTCAAGGGAAGCCAGATCAGATAATGACAGCAGTGTGCTAGCTAAGAAAATGGCCTTTGGGGCCAGGCATTCCTACTGCTTAAACACTAAGATGAAGCTAGAAGTGCCCAAGCAAAAACTCAGCTAAAAAATCAAGGCAAAATGAACCAGAGATATTACAAATAGAAGCAGAGCCAGAGATTAGCAGTTGACACGCTAAGAAGAATCAGGCTCACAAATCAAGAGCTATTGCTTCAGTGTTTATTGACTGTGCTACTGAGTCAGAAATGTTTATGTCATGTTGGCCAGAGCACTTTAAGAGAAGAGGGAATCAGATTTGAATGTTAATTGGTGGGAGTAATAAAATGACATGACTTATAATAGTGGTGATTGACTTTGTTATACCTGTGTTTCTAGTAGATATAAATCAGCTGTATAATATTGTCCCattgcatttaattttaattttatagactAAGAATAATTTAATATGACATATAAAT is a window from the Castor canadensis chromosome 11, mCasCan1.hap1v2, whole genome shotgun sequence genome containing:
- the LOC109701811 gene encoding late cornified envelope protein 3C-like, encoding MSCQQNQQQCQAPPKCPSPKCPPKSPKQCRPAASSCCATSSSGCGGPSSEGGCCLGHRRRRSHRCRRQSSSSCDRGSGQQSGGSGCGHSSGGCC